The genomic DNA TTGATCCAGCTCAAGGCGTATGACAGCGCGGGCAACGTGGCGGAGACGGAGCCCGTGCGCATCCTGGTGACGCACAAGCAGGAGGAGGAGACGGCCGGAGCCTGGGGGACCCCGGCACGAGGCCCGATCGCCTTGTTGCCCGAGCCGCCGGGCGTCGCTCGCAGGCGGGAATAGCCCCTCGATCCCTCGCAGCGGGGGTGAACAGGAAGTTCGATCAATGTCGGCATCGCGTAAGCATATCCTGATCACAAACGACGACGGCGTACACGCTCCGGGCTTGCTGGCGTTGAAACAGGCGCTCTCGGCCGTGGCGGATGTCACCGTGTTCGCCCCCGATCACAACTGGTCGGCGGCCGGGCATACCAAGACGATGCATAAGCCGTTGCGCGTCTTCGAGACGGAGCTGGCTGATGGCACGCCCGCGCTGGTGACCACGGGGACGCCCTCCGATTGCGTGGGATTGGCCCTGCTGGGGCTGGTCCCTGTGCGGCCCGATCTGGTGGTGTCCGGCATCAACGATGGCCCGAATATGGGCGCCGACATCACTTACTCCGGCACCGTGGCAGGGGCGATGGAGGCCGTCGTCAGCGGGATCCCTGGGATTGCCGTATCTCAGGACTGGGGACAGGATCGTGACCTCTCCCTGGCGGCGGATCTGGCCGCTCGGTTGGCGGCGCTGGTCCTCCGGAATGGCCTGCCCCCGCAGACGTTCTTGAACCTGAACGTCCCCTCGCTGCCGCGGGATCGGCTGCGCGGCGTGCGGGTCACCCGGCTGGGGCAGCGCGTCTATCGTGACGTGCTCATTGAGCGCACCGATCCCCGCGGGCGGCCGTACTATTGGATCGGCGGTGAGCCGCCTACGGGCGTGCCTGATCCCGATGCGGATACGGACATCGGG from Chloroflexota bacterium includes the following:
- the surE gene encoding 5'/3'-nucleotidase SurE, producing the protein MSASRKHILITNDDGVHAPGLLALKQALSAVADVTVFAPDHNWSAAGHTKTMHKPLRVFETELADGTPALVTTGTPSDCVGLALLGLVPVRPDLVVSGINDGPNMGADITYSGTVAGAMEAVVSGIPGIAVSQDWGQDRDLSLAADLAARLAALVLRNGLPPQTFLNLNVPSLPRDRLRGVRVTRLGQRVYRDVLIERTDPRGRPYYWIGGEPPTGVPDPDADTDIGALAQGYASVTPLSMDMTDYDFLPELRRWNLGWETGDPG